Proteins from one Dysgonomonas sp. HDW5A genomic window:
- the lptC gene encoding LPS export ABC transporter periplasmic protein LptC: protein MLTNKPNFIKKYKQSIRILPLGILILCLLISCGSDKKEYVNAPLDNETMPSMRDDSVTMLISDSGLIKYKLITKDWEFFENAKDPHWYFPEGIYVEQFDTSFQKQTSLIADTAWNFTLRKLWRLKGNVFIENIQGETFSTDELFWDEKEQKFYSDKYIEIKRPEKLMLKGIGFESNLNMTQYRIFRPHDTDIYFEDKQNTEPQN, encoded by the coding sequence ATGCTCACAAACAAACCGAATTTTATCAAAAAGTATAAACAAAGTATTAGGATACTGCCACTAGGTATCCTAATTCTTTGTTTATTAATATCATGTGGCAGTGACAAAAAAGAGTATGTAAATGCTCCTTTAGATAATGAAACTATGCCTAGCATGCGTGACGATAGTGTTACGATGCTTATCTCTGATTCGGGATTGATAAAATACAAACTGATTACTAAAGATTGGGAGTTCTTTGAAAATGCAAAAGATCCTCACTGGTATTTTCCGGAAGGAATCTATGTAGAACAATTCGACACTTCTTTCCAGAAACAAACGAGTTTAATAGCCGATACGGCATGGAATTTTACATTGCGAAAACTTTGGAGACTCAAAGGCAATGTTTTTATTGAAAACATTCAAGGTGAAACATTCAGTACAGATGAGCTTTTTTGGGATGAGAAAGAACAAAAATTTTATTCAGACAAGTATATTGAAATAAAAAGGCCAGAAAAGCTAATGCTAAAAGGTATTGGATTCGAGTCTAATCTGAATATGACTCAATATAGAATATTCAGACCTCATGATACTGATATTTATTTTGAGGATAAACAAAATACAGAACCTCAAAACTAA
- a CDS encoding OmpP1/FadL family transporter: MQGYKKLLLTASLVAFLIPVVGQNTDSPYSRYGYGVLNNQSIGVSRAMGGITYGVRGLDANPGNPASYTSTDSLTFIYDMGVSYVKSRFTEGNNTQTDNNGGLDYIAMQFRVAKKLGMSFGVLPFSSVGYQFGTQETTNNLSTTRTFTGSGNFSQVYLGLAYEPIKNLSVGGNVSFLFGNTKYTRNISITSIPSANTEYALNKLTMNSLKFDLGAQYILPLNAKDHLVLGAVFSPKVSRTGKIERIKNDINSSGTVISGDTTQFTGSDAHADLPSTYGLGFTWNHDRRLTVGADVTYQNWSNVRYSEHMDDGMNKDDRFNNVWRFNTGIEYTIDPRDRAFIKRVKFRGGLNYSNSYVNVQNDLGEISGYKEYGATLGVGLPIRDVVYSGRTSYININFEYRSLNPNKTNLIREQYFGISVGVCINELWFMKNKLR; the protein is encoded by the coding sequence ATGCAGGGATATAAAAAATTATTGCTTACGGCAAGTCTTGTCGCTTTCCTTATTCCCGTAGTGGGACAAAATACAGACTCACCATATAGCAGATATGGTTATGGAGTGCTTAATAACCAGTCCATAGGAGTATCAAGAGCGATGGGAGGGATAACTTATGGGGTAAGAGGCTTAGATGCTAATCCTGGTAATCCTGCATCTTATACAAGTACAGATTCTCTGACCTTTATATATGACATGGGCGTTTCGTATGTCAAATCACGTTTTACCGAAGGTAATAATACTCAAACAGATAATAATGGCGGCTTAGATTATATTGCCATGCAGTTTCGCGTTGCCAAGAAATTAGGTATGAGTTTCGGAGTACTTCCTTTCTCTTCGGTCGGATATCAATTTGGTACACAAGAAACAACTAACAATCTATCTACTACAAGAACATTCACGGGCTCGGGCAATTTTAGCCAAGTCTATTTAGGTTTAGCATATGAACCAATCAAAAATTTATCGGTCGGAGGTAATGTTTCTTTTCTTTTCGGAAACACAAAATACACACGGAATATATCAATTACAAGTATACCTTCTGCCAATACAGAATACGCATTAAATAAGTTAACGATGAACTCTCTCAAATTTGATTTGGGAGCACAATATATTTTACCTCTAAATGCTAAAGATCACTTAGTACTAGGTGCTGTATTTTCACCGAAAGTGAGTAGAACTGGTAAAATTGAAAGAATCAAAAATGACATAAACTCTAGTGGAACAGTTATTTCCGGAGACACAACACAATTTACCGGCAGCGATGCTCATGCAGATTTACCTAGTACATACGGATTAGGTTTTACATGGAATCACGACAGACGCCTTACTGTTGGTGCTGACGTAACATATCAAAACTGGTCCAATGTGCGTTATTCTGAGCATATGGATGATGGTATGAATAAAGATGACCGCTTCAATAATGTATGGCGCTTCAACACCGGAATTGAATATACTATAGACCCCAGAGACAGAGCCTTCATTAAAAGGGTAAAATTCAGAGGTGGTCTAAACTATAGTAACTCTTATGTTAATGTTCAAAATGATCTGGGCGAAATTTCAGGTTATAAAGAATATGGTGCAACCCTAGGTGTTGGTCTTCCAATACGCGATGTAGTATACTCGGGAAGAACCTCATACATCAATATAAACTTTGAGTACAGAAGCCTAAATCCAAATAAAACAAACCTGATAAGAGAACAATATTTTGGAATATCAGTAGGCGTTTGCATCAATGAATTGTGGTTTATGAAAAATAAACTTAGATAA
- a CDS encoding archaeosortase/exosortase family protein, with protein sequence MSKTVDLVKTKFHDFFKLVEPIKDIAYFLFLFLFFELIWKLSVHEANDGEQLIVLGKDVTDYIYPICLWTAQFTHYIIHNIFGFSNFKIDDLLIYFDNSLKMKIIWGCTGVKQILLFTFILICYKGPPKKKLVFIPVSILLLFIVNILRLIISAFLIKGGFPDWFIPVNESLNHLKWDGSPQTYWQFYKDWYYFFHDGFFKWVYYDGVMFLLWLLWQEKFNLPYQRHKNSVNT encoded by the coding sequence ATGAGTAAGACAGTTGATTTAGTAAAAACAAAGTTTCACGATTTTTTTAAACTCGTAGAACCGATAAAAGATATTGCTTATTTTCTCTTCCTCTTTCTTTTTTTTGAATTAATATGGAAGCTTTCTGTACACGAAGCTAACGATGGAGAACAACTGATTGTACTAGGAAAGGATGTAACAGACTATATATATCCCATTTGCTTATGGACTGCACAATTTACTCACTATATTATCCACAATATCTTTGGTTTTAGTAATTTTAAAATAGATGATCTGCTTATCTATTTTGATAATTCTCTAAAAATGAAAATTATATGGGGATGTACAGGAGTTAAGCAAATCTTATTATTTACTTTTATTTTAATTTGTTATAAAGGTCCTCCCAAGAAAAAACTGGTATTTATACCAGTATCTATATTACTTCTTTTTATTGTAAATATTCTCAGGCTTATAATCTCTGCTTTTCTTATTAAGGGAGGTTTTCCTGATTGGTTTATTCCTGTAAATGAAAGCCTTAATCATCTCAAATGGGATGGTTCCCCTCAGACTTACTGGCAATTTTATAAAGATTGGTACTATTTCTTTCATGATGGTTTTTTTAAATGGGTATATTACGATGGTGTAATGTTTTTGTTATGGTTGTTGTGGCAAGAGAAATTTAATTTGC